A genomic stretch from Mastacembelus armatus chromosome 7, fMasArm1.2, whole genome shotgun sequence includes:
- the mical1 gene encoding F-actin-monooxygenase mical1 isoform X1, with translation MASQEPVSPSHTTFDLFIQAQNCKDVKHYFAELCKQLDIDPKDFRSFYTKLKERLNYWKAKALWTKLDKRASNADYQQGKACSKNKCLVLGAGPCGLRTAIELSLLGAQVVVVEKREAFSRNNVLHLWPYTICDLRALGAKKFYGKFCTGSLDHISIRQLQLILLKVSLLLGVEVHTGVEFQGLIEPSEEDGWMAKLQTASHPAASFQFDVFISAGGGRFVPDGFKHKELRGKLAIGITANFVNRKTAAEAQVAEISGVARIYNQKFFQQLLTETAIDLENIVYYKDDTHYFVMTAKKKSLLKKGVIKQDYSDAEELLAPANVDPDALCHYAYDAAYFSTGGKLPDLQFAQNHTGQPDVAMFDFTCMHRAENASLVRERRGKKILIGLVGDCLVEPFWPLGTGIARGFLAAFDTAWMVRSWGMGVPHLKILAERESIYQLLSQTTPENTSKNYAGYSINPKTRYQSVNLSSIHTNQVQHLYDVDKSYQSSKKQKEKSSYMGQEKNFYTNMITCDDSVSGFEGLLKWCQKHTADYENVNVTDFTQSWKSGLALCALIHHFRPQLIDLTSLDESSAHNNELAFSILEKELGIPPVMSSSDLANSGQIDRLSMVFYLTQVQKAFTVPAKDPAGFVPSSNSLTLYQTQSAVLFLNKLKYNSLQRRKEKLAAEKQSLEKKMGDESSVVVPPVSPEPIPVLDPPPALGPAAESDPAASVSMTNSEECYFCGQRVYVLERISAEGKFFHRSCFNCHQCGITLRLGAYTFDLTTGRFYCELHSEELELESRVETAWKESEGIHQGTTEEANENNELFSDDDTQSLSDDKYEHTLDNCPSSHTTSTTPKVQDQHILESKEESLEPHTLNTSTDPPSKTEVTAPTEETQVVLPSVPYPIPKPRLSQQGTPKPQPSPTVKPRTIHLFNPSTPENLSPPTPAKEIHKATPDSRPKQSLRKLQLTDEEKSQLVNLQSFSADSDSETPGGSSSCSSSSATAGGPSPPKPESHDGQEEEGYWSGSTASRIREKRNRRCFKRKEMPSGQARVRSKFSPWNLSSPRISRDTRLSVLVNHPGRVDTTFRHVHSTSEEGVEGDDDDDDEDELFKHDDLDLYDEKFQTVPSDPAEAQKLELMKMRTLERRAKMSELQRLRKAQSIQRRLEEIEVTFKELEDKGVVLEQTLRGESGCNGSPDMIEQWIQLVHEKNALVSEESDLMVASRQLELEDKQSMLEMELRKYMELKDKTPEQQSEEDQVLQQMIEVVDMRDSLVSFLEEKRLKEISEEQEAFSIMEAKRHSKTGAQVHWV, from the exons TGTCTTGTGTTGGGTGCTGGACCATGTGGGTTGAGAACAGCCATCGAACTGTCTCTGCTGGGGGCTCAGGTTGTGGTGGTGGAAAAGAGAGAGGCATTCTCCAGGAACAATGTTCTACATCTGTGGCCATACACCATCTGTGACCTCCGTGCACTCGGAGCCAAGAAGTTCTATGGCAAATTCTGCACTGGCTCTCTGGATCACATCA gcATTCGTCAGCTGCAGTTGATTCTATTGAAAGTGTCACTTCTCCTCGGGGTGGAGGTGCACACCGGTGTGGAGTTTCAGGGCTTGATTGAACCCTCAGAAGAAGACG GTTGGATGGCCAAGCTGCAGACTGCATCTCATCCTGCTGCAAGCTTCCAGTTTGATGTCTTCATCTCTGCAGGAGGAGGCAGATTTGTTCCAGATG GTTTTAAGCATAAGGAGCTGAGAGGCAAGCTGGCTATTGGCATCACAGCCAACTTTGTTAAcagaaaaactgctgctgaggcCCAAGTAGCAGAGATCAGCGGTGTGGCTCGCATTTACAACCAGAAGTTCTTCCAACAACTGCTTACTGAGACAG CTATTGACTTGGAGAATATAGTGTACTACAAAGATGACACCCACTACTTTGTCATGACTGCCAAGAAGAAGAGCCTGCTGAAGAAGGGAGTCATTAAACAG GATTACAGTGATGCAGAGGAACTGCTGGCTCCTGCAAATGTGGATCCTGACGCTTTGTGCCACTATGCCTATGATGCTGCCTACTTCTCCACCGGTGGCAAACTTCCTGACCTCCAGTTTGCACAGAACCATACTGGCCAGCCAGATGTGGCCATGTTTGACTTCACCTGCATGCACCGTGCAGAGAATGCCTCTTTGGTCAGGGAGAGGAGAGGCAAGAAAATATTGATCGGCCTTGTTGGAGATTGCCTGGTGGAG CCTTTCTGGCCTCTGGGTACAGGTATTGCCCGTGGGTTTCTCgctgcttttgacacagcaTGGATGGTGAGAAGCTGGGGTATGGGGGTTCCACATCTCAAGATCCTGGCTGAACG AGAAAGCATCTACCAGCTCCTGTCTCAGACCACACCAGAAAACACCAGCAAAAACTATGCTGGCTACAGCATCAACCCCAAAACACGTTACCAAAGTGTCAACCTCTCATCCATCCACACCAACCAG GTGCAGCACCTATATGATGTTGACAAATCTTATCAATCAagcaagaaacagaaagagaagtcATCCTACATGGGTCAAG AAAAGAACTTCTACACCAACATGATTACATGCGATG ATTCAGTCAGTGGTTTTGAAGGGTTGTTGAAATGGTGCCAGAAACATACCGCAGATTATGAGAATGTAAATGTAACAGATTTTACTCAGTCATGGAAGTCTGGGCTGGCTCTGTGTGCACTGATCCACCACTTCAGACCGCAGCTCAT TGACCTAACCTCCTTGGATGAGTCCAGTGCTCACAATAATGAACTGGCCTTCAGCATTCTAGAGAAAGAGCTGGGCATCCCACCTGTTATGTCTTCCAGTGACCTGGCGAATAGTGGTCAGATAGACAGGTTGTCCATGGTCTTCTACCTCACCCAGGTCCAAAAAGCTTTTACTGTGCCAGCAAAAG ACCCTGCAGGCTTCGTGCCATCCTCCAATTCTCTGACTCTCTACCAGACACAGTCAGCTGTCCTTTTCCTGAACAAGCTGAAGTACAACTCTCTGCAAAGACGTAAG GAAAAGCTGGCAGCTGAGAAACAATCATTAGAGAAAAAAATGGGAGATGAGAGCAGT GTGGTAGTGCCTCCTGTGTCGCCTGAGCCCATTCCTGTGCTTGATCCCCCTCCTGCTCTTGGACCTGCAGCTGAATCTGACCCTGCCGCTAGTGTGTCAATGACAAACAGTGAGGAGTGTTACTTCTGTGGCCAGAGAGTGTATGTGCTGGAGCGTATCAGTGCTGAGGGCAAGTTCTTCCACCGGAGCTGCTTCAATTGCCATCAATGTGGCATCACACTCAGACTGGGAGCATACACCTTTGACCTGACAACAG GGAGATTTTACTGTGAGCTGCACTCTGAAGAGCTGGAGCTGGAAAGCAGGGTTGAAACAGCTTGGAAG GAAAGTGAAGGAATTCACCAAGGGACAACTGAAGaggcaaatgaaaataatgaactTTTCAGTGATGATGATACACAGTCTCTATCAGATGATAAATATGAGCATACTTTAGATAATTGTCCCTCCTCACACACAACGTCCACTACACCTAAAGTACAGGACCAGCATATTCTTGAATCCAAAGAAGAGTCACTGGAACCACATACATTAAATACTTCCACTGATCCTCCATCTAAAACTGAGGTCACAGCACCCACTGAGGAGACACAGGTAGTTCTTCCTTCAGTGCCCTATCCTATCCCAAAGCCTCGCCTGTCTCAACAGGGTACACCCAAACCTCAGCCCTCTCCAACAGTAAAACCTCGCACGATCCACCTTTTTAACCCTTCAACTCCAGAAAACCTTTCGCCTCCAACTCCTGCTAAAGAGATCCACAAGGCAACACCTGACTCCCGTCCTAAGCAATCACTACGGAAGCTTCAGCTGACTGACGAGGAGAAAAGCCAACTAGTGAATCTTCAGAGCTTCAGCGCAGACTCAGACTCAGAGACCCCTGGTGGATCCTcatcctgctcctcttcctcagcaACAGCAGGAGGTCCAAGCCCTCCTAAACCTGAGAGCCACGATGGACAAGAAGAGGAAGGCTACTGGAGTGGGAGCACTGCTAGTCGAATCCGAGAGAAGAGGAATCGACGCTGCTTCAAGAGAAAAGAGATGCCAAGTGGTCAGGCCAGAGTACGATCCAAGTTCTCCCCCTGGAATCTCTCTTCCCCAAGGATCAGTAGAGACACCCGTCTCAGTGTCCTCGTTAATCATCCAGGGAGAGTGG atacaacattcaGACATGTTCACAGCACCTCAGAAGAGGGTGTTgaaggagatgatgatgatgacgacgaaGATGAGTTGTTTAAACATGATGATCTTGATCTATATGATGAGAAA TTTCAGACTGTGCCATCAGACCCTGCTGAGGCTCAGAAGTTGGAGTTGATGAAGATGAGGACCCTGGAGCGACGAGCCAAAATGAGTGAATTGCAGCGGCTGCGCAAAGCACAG TCCATCCAGAGGAGACTGGAGGAGATTGAGGTGACTTTCAAGGAACTGGAGGACAAAGGTGTAGTACTGGAGCAAACTCTACGAGGGGAGTCAG GCTGCAATGGTTCACCTGATATGATTGAGCAGTGGATCCAACTTGTCCATGAGAAGAATGCATTGGTTTCTGAAGAGTCTGATCTAATGGTGGC gtCTCGACAGCTGGAACTTGAAGACAAGCAAAGCATGTTGGAAATGGAGCTCAGGAAATACATGGAGCTAAAAG ACAAGACACCAGAGCAGCAGTCAGAAGAAGACCAGGTCCTTCAACAGATGATCGAGGTGGTGGATATGAGGGACTCCCTGGTGTCATTTCTGGAAGAAAAGAGGCTGAAAGAGATCAGCGAGGAGCAAGAGGCCTTCTCCATCATGGAGGCCAAACGGCACTCAAAGACAGGAGCTCAGGTTCACTGGGTGTAA
- the mical1 gene encoding F-actin-monooxygenase mical1 isoform X2 produces MASQEPVSPSHTTFDLFIQAQNCKDVKHYFAELCKQLDIDPKDFRSFYTKLKERLNYWKAKALWTKLDKRASNADYQQGKACSKNKCLVLGAGPCGLRTAIELSLLGAQVVVVEKREAFSRNNVLHLWPYTICDLRALGAKKFYGKFCTGSLDHISIRQLQLILLKVSLLLGVEVHTGVEFQGLIEPSEEDGWMAKLQTASHPAASFQFDVFISAGGGRFVPDGFKHKELRGKLAIGITANFVNRKTAAEAQVAEISGVARIYNQKFFQQLLTETAIDLENIVYYKDDTHYFVMTAKKKSLLKKGVIKQDYSDAEELLAPANVDPDALCHYAYDAAYFSTGGKLPDLQFAQNHTGQPDVAMFDFTCMHRAENASLVRERRGKKILIGLVGDCLVEPFWPLGTGIARGFLAAFDTAWMVRSWGMGVPHLKILAERESIYQLLSQTTPENTSKNYAGYSINPKTRYQSVNLSSIHTNQVQHLYDVDKSYQSSKKQKEKSSYMGQDSVSGFEGLLKWCQKHTADYENVNVTDFTQSWKSGLALCALIHHFRPQLIDLTSLDESSAHNNELAFSILEKELGIPPVMSSSDLANSGQIDRLSMVFYLTQVQKAFTVPAKDPAGFVPSSNSLTLYQTQSAVLFLNKLKYNSLQRRKEKLAAEKQSLEKKMGDESSVVVPPVSPEPIPVLDPPPALGPAAESDPAASVSMTNSEECYFCGQRVYVLERISAEGKFFHRSCFNCHQCGITLRLGAYTFDLTTGRFYCELHSEELELESRVETAWKESEGIHQGTTEEANENNELFSDDDTQSLSDDKYEHTLDNCPSSHTTSTTPKVQDQHILESKEESLEPHTLNTSTDPPSKTEVTAPTEETQVVLPSVPYPIPKPRLSQQGTPKPQPSPTVKPRTIHLFNPSTPENLSPPTPAKEIHKATPDSRPKQSLRKLQLTDEEKSQLVNLQSFSADSDSETPGGSSSCSSSSATAGGPSPPKPESHDGQEEEGYWSGSTASRIREKRNRRCFKRKEMPSGQARVRSKFSPWNLSSPRISRDTRLSVLVNHPGRVDTTFRHVHSTSEEGVEGDDDDDDEDELFKHDDLDLYDEKFQTVPSDPAEAQKLELMKMRTLERRAKMSELQRLRKAQSIQRRLEEIEVTFKELEDKGVVLEQTLRGESGCNGSPDMIEQWIQLVHEKNALVSEESDLMVASRQLELEDKQSMLEMELRKYMELKDKTPEQQSEEDQVLQQMIEVVDMRDSLVSFLEEKRLKEISEEQEAFSIMEAKRHSKTGAQVHWV; encoded by the exons TGTCTTGTGTTGGGTGCTGGACCATGTGGGTTGAGAACAGCCATCGAACTGTCTCTGCTGGGGGCTCAGGTTGTGGTGGTGGAAAAGAGAGAGGCATTCTCCAGGAACAATGTTCTACATCTGTGGCCATACACCATCTGTGACCTCCGTGCACTCGGAGCCAAGAAGTTCTATGGCAAATTCTGCACTGGCTCTCTGGATCACATCA gcATTCGTCAGCTGCAGTTGATTCTATTGAAAGTGTCACTTCTCCTCGGGGTGGAGGTGCACACCGGTGTGGAGTTTCAGGGCTTGATTGAACCCTCAGAAGAAGACG GTTGGATGGCCAAGCTGCAGACTGCATCTCATCCTGCTGCAAGCTTCCAGTTTGATGTCTTCATCTCTGCAGGAGGAGGCAGATTTGTTCCAGATG GTTTTAAGCATAAGGAGCTGAGAGGCAAGCTGGCTATTGGCATCACAGCCAACTTTGTTAAcagaaaaactgctgctgaggcCCAAGTAGCAGAGATCAGCGGTGTGGCTCGCATTTACAACCAGAAGTTCTTCCAACAACTGCTTACTGAGACAG CTATTGACTTGGAGAATATAGTGTACTACAAAGATGACACCCACTACTTTGTCATGACTGCCAAGAAGAAGAGCCTGCTGAAGAAGGGAGTCATTAAACAG GATTACAGTGATGCAGAGGAACTGCTGGCTCCTGCAAATGTGGATCCTGACGCTTTGTGCCACTATGCCTATGATGCTGCCTACTTCTCCACCGGTGGCAAACTTCCTGACCTCCAGTTTGCACAGAACCATACTGGCCAGCCAGATGTGGCCATGTTTGACTTCACCTGCATGCACCGTGCAGAGAATGCCTCTTTGGTCAGGGAGAGGAGAGGCAAGAAAATATTGATCGGCCTTGTTGGAGATTGCCTGGTGGAG CCTTTCTGGCCTCTGGGTACAGGTATTGCCCGTGGGTTTCTCgctgcttttgacacagcaTGGATGGTGAGAAGCTGGGGTATGGGGGTTCCACATCTCAAGATCCTGGCTGAACG AGAAAGCATCTACCAGCTCCTGTCTCAGACCACACCAGAAAACACCAGCAAAAACTATGCTGGCTACAGCATCAACCCCAAAACACGTTACCAAAGTGTCAACCTCTCATCCATCCACACCAACCAG GTGCAGCACCTATATGATGTTGACAAATCTTATCAATCAagcaagaaacagaaagagaagtcATCCTACATGGGTCAAG ATTCAGTCAGTGGTTTTGAAGGGTTGTTGAAATGGTGCCAGAAACATACCGCAGATTATGAGAATGTAAATGTAACAGATTTTACTCAGTCATGGAAGTCTGGGCTGGCTCTGTGTGCACTGATCCACCACTTCAGACCGCAGCTCAT TGACCTAACCTCCTTGGATGAGTCCAGTGCTCACAATAATGAACTGGCCTTCAGCATTCTAGAGAAAGAGCTGGGCATCCCACCTGTTATGTCTTCCAGTGACCTGGCGAATAGTGGTCAGATAGACAGGTTGTCCATGGTCTTCTACCTCACCCAGGTCCAAAAAGCTTTTACTGTGCCAGCAAAAG ACCCTGCAGGCTTCGTGCCATCCTCCAATTCTCTGACTCTCTACCAGACACAGTCAGCTGTCCTTTTCCTGAACAAGCTGAAGTACAACTCTCTGCAAAGACGTAAG GAAAAGCTGGCAGCTGAGAAACAATCATTAGAGAAAAAAATGGGAGATGAGAGCAGT GTGGTAGTGCCTCCTGTGTCGCCTGAGCCCATTCCTGTGCTTGATCCCCCTCCTGCTCTTGGACCTGCAGCTGAATCTGACCCTGCCGCTAGTGTGTCAATGACAAACAGTGAGGAGTGTTACTTCTGTGGCCAGAGAGTGTATGTGCTGGAGCGTATCAGTGCTGAGGGCAAGTTCTTCCACCGGAGCTGCTTCAATTGCCATCAATGTGGCATCACACTCAGACTGGGAGCATACACCTTTGACCTGACAACAG GGAGATTTTACTGTGAGCTGCACTCTGAAGAGCTGGAGCTGGAAAGCAGGGTTGAAACAGCTTGGAAG GAAAGTGAAGGAATTCACCAAGGGACAACTGAAGaggcaaatgaaaataatgaactTTTCAGTGATGATGATACACAGTCTCTATCAGATGATAAATATGAGCATACTTTAGATAATTGTCCCTCCTCACACACAACGTCCACTACACCTAAAGTACAGGACCAGCATATTCTTGAATCCAAAGAAGAGTCACTGGAACCACATACATTAAATACTTCCACTGATCCTCCATCTAAAACTGAGGTCACAGCACCCACTGAGGAGACACAGGTAGTTCTTCCTTCAGTGCCCTATCCTATCCCAAAGCCTCGCCTGTCTCAACAGGGTACACCCAAACCTCAGCCCTCTCCAACAGTAAAACCTCGCACGATCCACCTTTTTAACCCTTCAACTCCAGAAAACCTTTCGCCTCCAACTCCTGCTAAAGAGATCCACAAGGCAACACCTGACTCCCGTCCTAAGCAATCACTACGGAAGCTTCAGCTGACTGACGAGGAGAAAAGCCAACTAGTGAATCTTCAGAGCTTCAGCGCAGACTCAGACTCAGAGACCCCTGGTGGATCCTcatcctgctcctcttcctcagcaACAGCAGGAGGTCCAAGCCCTCCTAAACCTGAGAGCCACGATGGACAAGAAGAGGAAGGCTACTGGAGTGGGAGCACTGCTAGTCGAATCCGAGAGAAGAGGAATCGACGCTGCTTCAAGAGAAAAGAGATGCCAAGTGGTCAGGCCAGAGTACGATCCAAGTTCTCCCCCTGGAATCTCTCTTCCCCAAGGATCAGTAGAGACACCCGTCTCAGTGTCCTCGTTAATCATCCAGGGAGAGTGG atacaacattcaGACATGTTCACAGCACCTCAGAAGAGGGTGTTgaaggagatgatgatgatgacgacgaaGATGAGTTGTTTAAACATGATGATCTTGATCTATATGATGAGAAA TTTCAGACTGTGCCATCAGACCCTGCTGAGGCTCAGAAGTTGGAGTTGATGAAGATGAGGACCCTGGAGCGACGAGCCAAAATGAGTGAATTGCAGCGGCTGCGCAAAGCACAG TCCATCCAGAGGAGACTGGAGGAGATTGAGGTGACTTTCAAGGAACTGGAGGACAAAGGTGTAGTACTGGAGCAAACTCTACGAGGGGAGTCAG GCTGCAATGGTTCACCTGATATGATTGAGCAGTGGATCCAACTTGTCCATGAGAAGAATGCATTGGTTTCTGAAGAGTCTGATCTAATGGTGGC gtCTCGACAGCTGGAACTTGAAGACAAGCAAAGCATGTTGGAAATGGAGCTCAGGAAATACATGGAGCTAAAAG ACAAGACACCAGAGCAGCAGTCAGAAGAAGACCAGGTCCTTCAACAGATGATCGAGGTGGTGGATATGAGGGACTCCCTGGTGTCATTTCTGGAAGAAAAGAGGCTGAAAGAGATCAGCGAGGAGCAAGAGGCCTTCTCCATCATGGAGGCCAAACGGCACTCAAAGACAGGAGCTCAGGTTCACTGGGTGTAA